From the genome of Lentilactobacillus buchneri, one region includes:
- a CDS encoding MFS transporter produces the protein MTRGARWRLASALLSISILLTSANAVAGTIPIMAERFPSIPLSQIESLTTIPSLSVLIFVVLSNPIAKRLGNKATVLIGVFIVLIAGLIPTVANSFWLILGSRFLLGAGIGLFNAMAYSLISYYYEGTQRQTMMGYEGSVNSLGNILMFVFSSILIGFGWRQVYLYYLIAIPVFILFWWGAPSDRQEKQPQADQEAATPSVGLGELLKGRLMIYALLVLFSMMIAQTVIVKISGLILTGGYGKIADGSIALAFLGVANMIGGTLYGQIFKLIHQLILPVGLLIAAVALFALARSQSLALTYTLTVVAGLSTSLVGPYLFASSAEIAGKGNETLASSILIVGINIGVFLTPYALSGLSHLIGSDQPAPILIAVSVVLAVIGALTFFMKEPNQQSQ, from the coding sequence ATGACACGAGGGGCAAGATGGCGGTTGGCATCCGCACTTTTATCGATTTCAATTCTCTTAACCAGCGCCAATGCGGTCGCCGGAACCATTCCGATCATGGCGGAACGGTTCCCGTCGATTCCACTGAGCCAAATTGAAAGTTTGACCACCATTCCCAGTTTGAGCGTCTTGATTTTTGTGGTCTTGAGTAATCCGATCGCCAAAAGGTTAGGCAACAAAGCAACCGTGTTAATTGGGGTCTTCATCGTCCTGATTGCCGGACTGATTCCGACTGTCGCCAATTCATTCTGGCTGATTTTGGGATCGCGATTCCTACTGGGTGCCGGGATCGGCTTATTTAACGCGATGGCCTACAGTTTAATCAGCTATTATTACGAGGGAACGCAACGCCAGACCATGATGGGCTATGAAGGCTCGGTGAACTCACTGGGCAACATTTTGATGTTTGTGTTTTCCTCAATTCTGATCGGGTTTGGCTGGCGCCAAGTCTATTTATACTATCTGATTGCCATCCCGGTCTTCATCCTGTTTTGGTGGGGTGCGCCAAGTGACCGCCAGGAAAAGCAACCGCAAGCCGATCAAGAAGCGGCCACACCATCAGTTGGCTTGGGGGAACTACTGAAAGGCCGGTTAATGATTTATGCATTATTAGTATTGTTCAGTATGATGATTGCCCAGACGGTGATCGTTAAAATTTCCGGGCTAATTTTAACCGGCGGCTACGGCAAAATTGCCGATGGCAGCATTGCCCTGGCCTTCCTGGGGGTCGCCAACATGATTGGCGGGACTCTTTACGGCCAGATATTCAAACTCATTCATCAATTGATTTTACCGGTTGGCTTGCTGATTGCCGCGGTTGCCCTGTTTGCCCTGGCGCGATCCCAATCACTGGCGCTTACCTACACCCTCACGGTGGTTGCCGGATTAAGTACGTCGCTGGTTGGACCCTACTTGTTTGCCAGTTCTGCCGAAATCGCCGGCAAAGGCAACGAAACCTTGGCCTCTTCAATTCTGATTGTGGGAATTAATATCGGTGTATTCTTAACGCCATACGCCTTGTCGGGATTGAGCCATCTGATCGGCAGTGATCAGCCGGCACCGATTTTAATCGCCGTCAGCGTTGTCTTGGCGGTGATTGGTGCGTTAACCTTCTTCATGAAAGAACCCAATCAGCAGTCTCAATGA
- a CDS encoding DMT family transporter, giving the protein MLIFMTISLVAGFLLSNQSPINADLSRLVKSPFIAGTISFIIGTLFLAILAMSMTGRLFPSGRFIQAQPAWIWLGGLLGSIYLTSNILLFPKIGAIQTTILPIMGQITMGTVTDWLGWFGAAKVAMTAWRLVGILILIVGVLVAVALPSLTNRDVRRFDANVTRQDGPTRVIGWQTWAVIVGVLAAMQQAINGHLGTLLHSTSQAAFISFFIGTLLIAAVALMIDKRVPTASQLKTTQPWNWLGGILGGTFLFVTVVAVPQIGAGLTIMMGLIGQIIGSILIQQFGWWRSTKQQMVPAQALGMVLMLIGVGLIKMA; this is encoded by the coding sequence ATGCTGATTTTTATGACTATTTCCCTAGTTGCCGGGTTCCTGTTGTCTAATCAAAGTCCCATTAATGCCGATTTAAGCCGGCTAGTGAAATCGCCGTTTATTGCCGGGACGATTTCGTTCATTATCGGCACCTTGTTTTTAGCGATTCTCGCCATGTCAATGACTGGACGACTGTTTCCAAGCGGCAGATTCATCCAAGCGCAGCCAGCCTGGATTTGGTTGGGCGGTCTGCTGGGCTCGATTTATCTAACGTCAAATATCCTACTGTTTCCCAAAATTGGTGCCATTCAAACGACGATTCTACCGATTATGGGGCAGATCACGATGGGAACCGTGACCGATTGGTTGGGGTGGTTCGGTGCGGCTAAAGTTGCCATGACTGCTTGGCGGCTGGTTGGCATCCTGATTTTGATTGTCGGCGTTCTGGTGGCAGTTGCCTTACCCAGCCTCACCAATCGCGATGTCCGCCGATTTGACGCCAACGTTACTCGACAAGACGGGCCGACACGCGTGATTGGCTGGCAAACTTGGGCGGTGATTGTTGGGGTGTTGGCCGCGATGCAGCAGGCAATTAATGGTCATTTGGGAACGTTACTGCATTCCACCAGCCAAGCGGCCTTCATTTCGTTTTTCATCGGCACGCTTTTGATTGCCGCCGTTGCGCTGATGATTGATAAACGTGTCCCCACCGCCAGTCAACTCAAAACCACCCAACCTTGGAACTGGTTGGGTGGCATTCTTGGTGGCACATTTTTATTTGTGACCGTGGTGGCCGTTCCACAAATTGGCGCTGGCCTAACGATCATGATGGGTTTGATCGGCCAAATTATCGGCTCGATTCTGATTCAGCAATTCGGCTGGTGGCGGTCCACCAAACAACAGATGGTGCCTGCTCAAGCATTGGGAATGGTGCTGATGCTCATCGGCGTTGGACTGATTAAGATGGCCTAG
- a CDS encoding SDR family NAD(P)-dependent oxidoreductase, which yields MAELDGKVAIITGGANGIGLETTKLFLQEGAKVVFTDVNADAGKQVEDELNNQNALFIQQDVGDEAAWEKVVKTTLDQFGTIDILFNNAGIYIIGKIADLTVDTWNKLMRINVLGTFLGLKHVLPVMAENHHGSVINASSIAGIAGSAGHILYGASKGAVRTMTKDAAAEYASKNVRVNSIHPGYIKTGMADYASASLGIPENQLGKIFPLGRLGERIEVAQTVVFLASDKASFITGVELPIDGGFLAQ from the coding sequence ATGGCAGAGTTGGACGGAAAAGTTGCCATCATCACTGGTGGTGCCAATGGAATTGGTCTGGAAACAACGAAGCTCTTTCTCCAGGAAGGCGCAAAAGTTGTTTTCACGGATGTTAATGCGGATGCAGGTAAGCAGGTGGAAGATGAATTGAATAACCAGAACGCCCTATTCATCCAACAGGACGTCGGTGACGAAGCAGCTTGGGAAAAAGTTGTGAAGACGACGCTTGATCAATTTGGGACAATCGACATTCTTTTCAATAATGCGGGAATTTACATTATTGGTAAAATTGCTGATTTAACAGTCGATACTTGGAATAAGTTAATGCGGATCAACGTCTTGGGAACTTTCTTGGGATTGAAGCACGTCCTCCCAGTGATGGCAGAGAACCATCACGGGTCGGTCATCAACGCATCATCAATTGCCGGAATTGCCGGTTCAGCCGGTCATATTCTCTATGGTGCCAGCAAGGGTGCCGTTAGAACGATGACCAAGGACGCTGCCGCGGAGTACGCCAGCAAGAACGTCAGAGTCAACTCAATTCATCCTGGCTACATTAAAACCGGGATGGCCGACTACGCCTCAGCATCCCTTGGGATACCAGAGAATCAACTTGGCAAGATTTTCCCGCTGGGTCGTTTGGGTGAACGAATCGAAGTTGCCCAAACTGTTGTCTTTCTGGCATCGGATAAAGCATCATTTATTACTGGGGTTGAGTTGCCGATTGATGGTGGGTTCTTGGCCCAGTAA